One stretch of Saccharopolyspora erythraea DNA includes these proteins:
- a CDS encoding extracellular solute-binding protein yields MRRSLAAVSAAMAVALTAASCGFGTTDTPAPVTRAPELAPGQQISIVFESYNFGQAGAWTDTFNELIDEFERTHPGITVTAQKPQGNSANPATDTIPSLQSQLTAGSPPDVVQLGFSDLDFVVNQLGAAPLDDLVGKDEVASFMFGDSVCASVREAYEEVRRSGMCVENDVTAWRWTPKLP; encoded by the coding sequence ATGAGAAGGTCCCTGGCCGCGGTCTCCGCGGCGATGGCCGTCGCGCTGACCGCCGCGAGCTGCGGGTTCGGCACGACCGACACCCCGGCGCCGGTCACCAGAGCCCCGGAGCTGGCCCCGGGCCAGCAGATCTCGATCGTCTTCGAGAGCTACAACTTCGGTCAGGCAGGTGCGTGGACCGACACCTTCAACGAGCTCATCGACGAGTTCGAGAGGACCCACCCCGGCATCACGGTCACCGCGCAGAAGCCGCAGGGCAACAGCGCGAACCCGGCCACCGACACGATTCCCAGCCTGCAGAGCCAGCTCACCGCGGGCAGTCCGCCGGACGTGGTGCAGCTCGGCTTCAGCGACCTGGACTTCGTGGTCAACCAGCTCGGCGCCGCGCCGCTCGACGACCTGGTCGGCAAGGACGAGGTGGCCTCGTTCATGTTCGGCGACAGCGTTTGTGCATCGGTTCGGGAGGCGTATGAGGAGGTCCGGAGGTCGGGGATGTGCGTGGAAAATGACGTCACTGCGTGGCGCTGGACGCCGAAGCTGCCTTGA
- a CDS encoding ABC transporter ATP-binding protein, whose amino-acid sequence MSGIELQGVSRRFGSVAAVDDVWLDIADGEFLVLLGPSGCGKSTLLRMVAGLLPPTGGRVRLAGADITDVPPQGRDLAMVFQSYALYPHLSVARNLGFPLRARRWPRARIRAKVAEVAAQLDLVELLDRKPRELSGGQRQRVALGRALVRDPGAFLMDEPLSNLDAKLRAGTRAEISALHRRLGATMVYVTHDQVEAMTMATRIALLNAGKLEQVGTPAEVYDQPATTFAARFLGSPAMNLLDATVRAEGGGLTARAAEVSLDLGIEGELPEREVVLGVRPEHLRPAADAEAGIRALVTAVENLGHEEVAHCEVGASAICVRGPRPLDLRPGDRVALTADARHLHLFDPGSGRRLTWQSAPVAAGV is encoded by the coding sequence GTGAGCGGTATCGAGCTACAGGGTGTGAGCCGTCGATTCGGTTCGGTCGCAGCGGTGGACGACGTGTGGCTGGACATCGCCGACGGCGAGTTCCTGGTGCTGCTGGGGCCCAGCGGTTGCGGGAAGTCCACGCTGCTGCGGATGGTCGCCGGGCTGCTGCCGCCGACCGGAGGCCGGGTGCGGCTGGCGGGTGCCGACATCACCGATGTTCCGCCGCAGGGTCGCGACCTCGCCATGGTGTTCCAGAGCTACGCGCTCTACCCGCACCTGTCCGTCGCTCGCAACCTCGGTTTCCCGCTGCGGGCGCGGCGTTGGCCGCGCGCCCGCATCCGGGCGAAGGTCGCCGAGGTGGCAGCCCAGCTCGACCTGGTGGAGCTGCTCGACCGCAAACCGCGCGAGCTGTCGGGTGGTCAGCGGCAGCGGGTCGCGTTGGGGCGGGCGCTGGTGCGCGATCCCGGCGCGTTCCTGATGGACGAACCGCTGTCCAACCTGGATGCGAAGCTGCGGGCCGGTACCCGTGCGGAGATCTCGGCTCTGCACCGGCGGCTGGGGGCGACGATGGTCTACGTCACCCACGACCAGGTCGAGGCCATGACGATGGCGACCCGGATCGCCCTGCTCAACGCGGGCAAGCTCGAGCAGGTCGGTACGCCCGCCGAGGTCTACGACCAACCGGCGACCACGTTCGCCGCCCGGTTCCTGGGTTCCCCGGCGATGAACCTGCTCGATGCCACCGTGCGCGCCGAGGGCGGCGGGCTCACCGCGCGTGCCGCCGAGGTCTCACTGGACCTCGGCATCGAGGGCGAGCTCCCCGAACGCGAGGTGGTGCTCGGAGTGCGGCCCGAGCACCTGCGTCCTGCCGCGGACGCGGAGGCAGGTATCCGCGCGCTGGTGACGGCGGTGGAGAACCTCGGTCACGAAGAGGTCGCCCACTGCGAGGTGGGCGCCTCCGCGATCTGCGTCCGCGGTCCCCGCCCGCTCGATCTGCGCCCCGGCGACCGGGTCGCCCTGACCGCCGACGCCCGGCACCTGCACCTGTTCGACCCCGGCAGCGGCCGCAGGCTGACCTGGCAGTCCGCCCCCGTCGCCGCCGGCGTCTGA
- the istB gene encoding IS21-like element helper ATPase IstB, whose protein sequence is MTLPRQRGLTEQAADAAIDTACRMLRLPSIRNEFTEIADRAVKDQLTYRGFLAELLMAECDDRARRRSERRIKAANFPREKSLRTFDFDANPNIDPATVHTLASCDWIKKSQPLCLIGDSGTGKSHMLIALGTEAAMKGFRVRYTLATKLVNELVEAADEKQLNKTIARYGRVDLLCIDELGYMELDRHGAELLFQVLTEREEKNSVAIASNESFGGWTKTFTDPRLCAAIVDRLTFNGTIIETGTDSYRLARTRARAEEPAKAG, encoded by the coding sequence GTGACCCTGCCCCGCCAGCGAGGCTTGACCGAGCAGGCCGCCGACGCCGCCATCGACACCGCCTGCCGCATGCTGCGGCTGCCGTCGATCCGCAACGAGTTCACCGAGATCGCCGACCGGGCGGTGAAAGACCAGCTGACCTACCGCGGCTTTCTGGCCGAGCTACTCATGGCCGAATGCGACGACCGAGCCCGCCGCCGATCAGAACGGCGGATCAAGGCCGCGAACTTCCCCCGTGAGAAGTCTCTGCGGACCTTCGACTTCGATGCCAACCCGAACATCGACCCGGCTACCGTCCACACCCTCGCCAGCTGCGACTGGATCAAGAAGAGCCAGCCGCTCTGCCTGATCGGCGACTCGGGCACCGGCAAGTCACACATGCTGATCGCCCTGGGCACCGAGGCCGCCATGAAAGGCTTCCGCGTCCGCTACACACTGGCCACCAAGCTAGTCAACGAGCTGGTCGAGGCCGCCGACGAGAAGCAGCTGAACAAGACCATCGCCCGCTACGGCCGCGTCGACCTGCTCTGCATCGACGAACTCGGCTACATGGAACTCGACCGGCACGGCGCCGAGCTGCTGTTTCAGGTCCTGACCGAACGCGAGGAGAAAAACAGCGTCGCGATCGCCTCCAACGAGTCCTTCGGCGGCTGGACCAAGACCTTCACCGATCCCCGCCTCTGCGCGGCCATCGTCGACCGGCTGACCTTCAACGGCACCATTATCGAGACTGGCACCGACTCCTACCGCCTGGCCAGGACCCGCGCCCGAGCCGAGGAACCGGCCAAAGCCGGCTGA
- a CDS encoding GNAT family N-acetyltransferase: MRYCHRLATRKDLAAIVDIYNHAILEKASTCDVEPVSVASRQAWFDASHPDRHPIWVGYDSHAPQTVTGYLTFDPFLNGRPGYDVTSDIAVYLHPEHRGRGQGTYLLDEAVAHAPKLGARTLAASIFASNTASLRLFQSHGFREWGRLPGVADLGGGVIHDVVFVGRPVGNSAG, encoded by the coding sequence TTGCGCTACTGCCACCGTCTGGCGACTCGTAAGGACCTGGCCGCGATCGTCGACATCTATAACCACGCGATCCTGGAGAAGGCGAGCACTTGCGATGTGGAACCGGTCAGCGTCGCTTCCCGGCAAGCGTGGTTCGATGCTTCGCATCCGGACCGCCACCCCATCTGGGTCGGCTATGACTCGCACGCCCCGCAGACCGTAACCGGGTACCTGACCTTCGATCCCTTCCTCAACGGCCGCCCCGGATACGACGTGACCTCAGACATCGCCGTGTATCTGCACCCCGAGCACCGTGGCCGTGGGCAAGGCACCTATCTGCTGGACGAAGCGGTCGCGCACGCCCCGAAACTGGGCGCGCGAACCCTGGCCGCGTCCATCTTCGCCAGCAACACCGCTAGCCTCCGACTCTTCCAGTCGCATGGCTTCCGTGAGTGGGGACGACTGCCGGGGGTTGCCGATCTGGGTGGCGGAGTGATCCACGACGTCGTCTTCGTCGGACGACCGGTAGGTAACTCCGCAGGGTGA
- a CDS encoding glycine-rich domain-containing protein, with protein sequence MTAVFEQTAARALIPDDLFSRLVERIAREHTELGRAIAARIMDQALAFLGACARNHGQPLAPSPLVDIGWHEFLMYTCEYAEFCDRVAGRFLHHVPEDVAGSSPAGDPIAVRHRTVAAIEQAGYVVDRQLWFLTGSISCSQCHNGCYDDPPPDPPPKK encoded by the coding sequence ATGACCGCTGTCTTCGAACAGACAGCAGCACGAGCCTTGATACCCGATGATCTCTTCTCGCGGCTGGTCGAGCGCATCGCACGCGAGCACACCGAACTGGGCAGGGCCATTGCCGCGCGCATCATGGACCAGGCGCTTGCCTTCCTGGGGGCATGCGCTCGAAACCACGGTCAGCCGCTGGCTCCAAGCCCACTGGTGGACATCGGGTGGCACGAGTTCCTGATGTACACCTGCGAATACGCCGAGTTCTGCGACCGCGTCGCCGGCCGTTTCCTGCACCACGTGCCGGAAGACGTCGCCGGGTCGTCGCCCGCGGGTGACCCGATCGCGGTGCGACACCGCACCGTCGCGGCGATCGAACAGGCCGGGTACGTCGTCGACCGCCAGCTATGGTTCCTCACCGGCTCGATCTCGTGCAGCCAGTGCCACAACGGCTGCTACGACGACCCGCCGCCGGACCCGCCGCCGAAGAAGTGA